The following is a genomic window from Chryseobacterium sp. StRB126.
AGGATCTGTACAGCTTTGGAGAGACTTTCCTGCTAAATTATCACAAGCCACCCAATGCAATGTCCTTGTCTATGATCGTTTAGGATATGGAAAATCTCATCCGATGCCTACTCACGTAAGACCAGTAAATTACATGGAACTGGAAGCAGATCTGTTGAATGAACTGTTGACTGATCTTAATATTGATAATGCTATTTTATTTGGGCACAGTGACGGGGGAACCATTGCTTTAATCACTGCAGCAAAATATCAGGAAAGGGTAGAAGCTGTCATTTGTGAAGCTGGGCACATTTTCGTGGAAGAAGTGACTTTAAAGGGGGTTTATGATGCCTGGGAAGCTTATAAAACCACCAATCTGCCGGAACGTCTGCATAAATATCATGGTGATAAAGTCGAGACATTATTCAGAGCCTGGACAGAAACCTGGACCCGTGATGATTACAGAACCTGGAATATAGAATATCTTTTAAAGGATATTACCTGTCCGCTTCTGTTCATTCAGGGAGAAGCCGATGAATATGGTACCCTGGATCAGCTGGAGAAAACAGTTTCTCAGGTAAGTGGAATTGCAGAAAGATATATTATTCCGAAAGTCGGGCATACGCCACACAAAGAAATTCCGGACTTGGTTTTGGAAAAAACTGTGGCATTTATTCGTAATAATTCTTAAGCCGGAATAACTTAACGAAATGAAAAATATGAAGCTATCTCACTTTGAGGTAGCTTTTTAAGGTATAAATGCATAACAAAGCTTAATAATACCTGAGTTCAGGATAAGACATTTCTGTTTTTAGAAAGTAAGGAAGCTGGAGCTGGGAGAGGGAAGTAGTTGAGGTTAAAAAAGCACTTGCAACCCTGTAATGTATTATTCCTTTAAAGGCAGCTTCATCAAATTTTACGGCAACTTCAGAAATGGTAGCTCCGATAGTAACTTCCAGCCTATTATCCTTAATTTCTTATCCCGGACTCAGGTTCATAATGTATTCTGTGTGCTTTTTCACGCTCTCTTGTTTGTTGTTATGCTTATACATCCTCATCATATACTGTGAATTTGTACAATATGTATTTAAACAAGAATCAGAATGATTTAAAATATTTTAAGATGAAGAAGACAGGAGCTCAATTATTTTCTTAATATATAAAATTGAGTAAAATAGAGTATATGTGGTTTTATGAAAAAAATGAATGGCATTAATATGTAGTCACAGTAATTATCTTAGCTTAAAATTACAATAAATACACAACAAATATCTCTATTCTGAGATATAATATTTTATATTTTTGAAAATAAGGTTTTTAGTAGGTACGAAAATTAATGATGCAAATCATTAAATGTTTGTTTGAGATGAATGTGTGAAGAGATGCAATTTTGCATCTCTTTGCTTTTTAAGCTTACAATAACTGAATTTCAGCCGCAATATTTGATCTTGCCTGTGTCTCATATTTCTTTTTAAAATAATCAGTCTTAAAGATGCTCTCAAGTTCCAGAAAATGTTTAAGTACCTTTTTTCTGCCAGGCTTATAAAGAAGATCAGGATAAATAGAATATTCTTTTCTAATCATTCGGGTATATGCCAGATAAGTTTCAAGATCTTTTCCAAGAATAGAAAGATCAGCATCCAAAAGATAATTGGTATCTTGATTTTCTGATTCCTGATGCAGTTTGGTAGCCAGAATCTGGTCAGAAATAATGGTTATATCACTTTGATGTAAACCAAGTTCAGTAAGTCTTTCAGCCGCTTTCAAAGCACTGTTTTCCTCATTAGACTTAGAAGTTGCATTATAAATAATATCATGATAGAAGACAGAAAAAGAAACTGTGGTAAAATCAGAAAGACTACTTTTTACATTTTCCAACTCCGTGAACATGTTTTTAAGATGAAGAAGATTGTGATAATGTCTGCCTTTTTCAGCATATTTTGTATCAATCTCTTTCCATAGGCTATCGATTAAACTTAGATCTTTGGTGAAAGGTAAACAAAGCTGTTCAAATTGGTCCTTTAGATTCATGATGAAAAGGTATAAAAAAAGGAACTTTAAAAAGTTCCTCTGTTTGCTTCAAGAACAGCCTTCAGTTCTGCCCAGCCTCCGCCGTTGTGACCATCCTTTAATCCTTGAGTGTTTAGATATTCCAATGCTTTTCCGCTTCTGTTTCCACTTCTGCAGAATAAAATTACCGGCTTTTCAATAGATAGGATCTCATCCTGTCTGTCTTCTACTTCACCCAGTGGAATATTTTTGGCACCATCTATATTTCCGTCCATTTCAAGCTCCATTGGCTCACGAACGTCAATCAATTCATAGTTTCCAGATTGTATTACTTCTATTAAAGACATAGTTGTTTATTTTAAACATTAAATTATAGACGAAATTACGTAATTTTTTTTTGAAAAAATTCTTAATTAAAACATAAATTTTAGAAAGAATGCTGTATCCAAATGAAAGAGGAAAGGGATGAGAAAAACTAAAGATTGGTAAAATAATCTTAATTTTGCAGTGTGAAATTAATGAACGCTGGTGCTGAAAAATATTCTGAACTGATAAAATCCAAGGCTAAAAGCTTTGGCTTCCAGAGTTGTGGTATATCTGAAGCAGATTTTTTGGAAGAAGACGCTGCACACCTTGAAAAATGGTTGAAAAACAATTTTAATG
Proteins encoded in this region:
- a CDS encoding alpha/beta fold hydrolase; its protein translation is MKERIIDVKGKKLYTEYYNSFEGNPTIVFLHDSLGSVQLWRDFPAKLSQATQCNVLVYDRLGYGKSHPMPTHVRPVNYMELEADLLNELLTDLNIDNAILFGHSDGGTIALITAAKYQERVEAVICEAGHIFVEEVTLKGVYDAWEAYKTTNLPERLHKYHGDKVETLFRAWTETWTRDDYRTWNIEYLLKDITCPLLFIQGEADEYGTLDQLEKTVSQVSGIAERYIIPKVGHTPHKEIPDLVLEKTVAFIRNNS
- a CDS encoding rhodanese-like domain-containing protein; the protein is MSLIEVIQSGNYELIDVREPMELEMDGNIDGAKNIPLGEVEDRQDEILSIEKPVILFCRSGNRSGKALEYLNTQGLKDGHNGGGWAELKAVLEANRGTF